The Agrococcus carbonis genome has a window encoding:
- the rsmA gene encoding 16S rRNA (adenine(1518)-N(6)/adenine(1519)-N(6))-dimethyltransferase RsmA produces the protein MRALAAELDLTPTKRWGQNFVVDANTVRRIVRTADVAGLDVVEVGPGLGSLTLGLTEAGARVTAVEIDPRLAELLPRTVARKQPDAQLAVVHHDALTIESLPVAPQAVVANLPYNVSVPVLIHLLERFPTIERVLVMVQAEVGHRLAAQPGSKTYGAPSAKVAWWGPWALEGDVSRQIFWPVPGVDSVLVGFRRGPSLGSEALRRRTFAVIDGAFGQRRKMLRQALSGVFGSSAAATAVLEAAGIEPTLRGEALGLADFIRIAEAGADASVDEEHRGA, from the coding sequence ATCCGCGCGCTCGCCGCCGAGCTCGACCTCACCCCCACGAAGCGCTGGGGCCAGAACTTCGTCGTCGACGCCAACACCGTGCGGCGCATCGTGCGCACGGCGGATGTCGCGGGGCTCGACGTCGTCGAGGTCGGGCCGGGGCTCGGGTCGCTCACGCTCGGCCTGACCGAGGCGGGCGCACGCGTGACGGCTGTCGAGATCGACCCGCGGCTCGCCGAGCTGCTGCCGCGCACCGTCGCGCGCAAGCAGCCGGATGCGCAGCTCGCGGTCGTGCACCACGACGCGCTCACCATCGAGTCGCTGCCGGTCGCGCCGCAGGCCGTCGTCGCCAACCTGCCCTACAACGTGTCGGTGCCCGTGCTCATCCACCTGCTCGAGCGCTTCCCGACCATCGAGCGCGTGCTCGTGATGGTGCAGGCCGAGGTCGGGCACCGGCTCGCGGCGCAGCCCGGCTCGAAGACCTACGGCGCGCCCTCGGCGAAGGTCGCGTGGTGGGGACCGTGGGCGCTCGAGGGCGACGTCTCGCGGCAGATCTTCTGGCCGGTGCCGGGCGTCGACAGCGTGCTCGTCGGCTTCCGGCGCGGGCCCTCGCTCGGGTCGGAGGCGCTCCGCCGCCGCACCTTCGCCGTGATCGACGGCGCATTCGGCCAGCGGCGGAAGATGCTGCGGCAGGCGCTCTCGGGCGTGTTCGGCTCCTCCGCGGCCGCGACGGCGGTGCTCGAGGCCGCGGGCATCGAGCCGACGCTGCGCGGCGAGGCCCTGGGGCTTGCCGACTTCATCCGCATCGCCGAGGCTGGTGCCGACGCATCCGTCGACGAGGAGCACCGGGGGGCCTGA
- a CDS encoding ABC-F family ATP-binding cassette domain-containing protein: MAHLLGAERVGVAFPTRTVFESISLGLEDGDRIGIVGRNGDGKSTLLRVLAGRLEPTSGRVTRRGGLQVGVLDQQDTLDGDHAIGEAIVGDRPEHEWAGDPRIRDILAGLVGDLDWHARVGDLSGGQRRRVALAKLLAGDWDVLFLDEPTNHLDVQGIAWLADHLNARYASGRGAFVAVTHDRWFLDAVCTGTWEVHDGVVEPFEGGYAAYILQRVERDRMAAATEAKRQNLMKKELAWLRRGAPARTAKPKFRIDAANQLIEDEPPARDPIQLAQLAATRLGKDVVDIEGAGVELGGREILHDVTWRIAPGERAGILGRNGAGKSTLLALVAGRIRPTTGRVKTGKTVKIAELTQELAELAEHEDDPVRVVVSRLKSSYQSGGKELTPGQLLERLGFRSGELSTLVKDLSGGQRRRLQLLLILLDEPNVLILDEPTNDLDTDMLAAMEDVLDSWAGCLIVVSHDRYLIERVTDHQFAIVDGTLRHVPGGVDAYLQQSGTGSVGRAAGSQPQTAAAPGGGAPDAVGRGAEGGVTGREAPALSGAERRTLEKEAASLDRRLEKAQAERQAVLGRFETADHSDYDGLAALQAELAAVDERIGELEEAWLAAHEALEA, encoded by the coding sequence ATGGCACACCTCCTGGGCGCCGAGCGCGTCGGCGTCGCGTTCCCCACCCGCACGGTCTTCGAGTCGATCTCCCTCGGCCTCGAGGACGGCGACCGCATCGGCATCGTCGGCCGCAACGGCGACGGCAAGTCGACGCTGCTGCGCGTGCTCGCGGGGCGCCTCGAGCCCACGAGCGGTCGCGTCACGCGCCGCGGCGGCCTGCAGGTGGGCGTGCTCGACCAGCAGGACACGCTCGACGGCGACCACGCGATCGGCGAGGCCATCGTCGGCGACCGGCCCGAGCACGAGTGGGCGGGCGACCCCCGCATCCGCGACATCCTCGCCGGGCTGGTCGGCGACCTCGACTGGCACGCGCGCGTCGGCGACCTCTCGGGCGGGCAGCGGCGCCGCGTCGCGCTCGCGAAGCTGCTCGCCGGCGACTGGGACGTGCTCTTCCTCGACGAGCCCACCAACCACCTCGACGTGCAGGGCATCGCGTGGCTCGCCGACCACCTGAACGCCCGCTACGCATCCGGCCGCGGCGCCTTCGTCGCCGTCACGCACGACCGGTGGTTCCTGGATGCGGTGTGCACGGGCACGTGGGAGGTGCACGACGGCGTCGTCGAGCCGTTCGAGGGCGGCTACGCCGCCTACATCCTGCAGCGCGTCGAGCGCGACCGGATGGCCGCCGCCACGGAGGCGAAGCGCCAGAACCTCATGAAGAAGGAGCTCGCGTGGCTGCGCCGCGGCGCGCCCGCGCGCACCGCGAAGCCGAAGTTCCGCATCGACGCCGCCAACCAGCTCATCGAGGACGAGCCGCCGGCGCGCGACCCGATCCAGCTCGCGCAGCTCGCCGCGACCCGGCTCGGGAAGGACGTCGTCGACATCGAGGGAGCGGGGGTCGAGCTCGGCGGCCGCGAGATCCTGCACGACGTCACGTGGCGCATCGCGCCCGGCGAGCGGGCCGGCATCCTGGGCCGCAACGGCGCCGGCAAGTCGACCCTGCTCGCCCTCGTCGCCGGCCGCATCCGCCCCACCACCGGCCGCGTCAAGACCGGCAAGACCGTCAAGATCGCCGAGCTCACGCAGGAGCTCGCCGAGCTCGCCGAGCACGAGGACGACCCCGTGCGCGTCGTCGTCAGCCGCTTGAAGTCGAGCTACCAGTCGGGCGGCAAGGAGCTCACGCCCGGCCAGCTGCTCGAGCGGCTCGGCTTCCGCTCGGGCGAGCTCTCGACGCTCGTCAAGGACCTCTCGGGCGGCCAGCGCCGTCGCCTGCAGCTGCTGCTCATCCTGCTCGACGAGCCCAACGTGCTCATCCTCGACGAGCCGACGAACGACCTCGACACCGACATGCTCGCCGCGATGGAGGACGTGCTCGATTCGTGGGCGGGCTGCCTCATCGTCGTGAGCCACGACCGCTACCTCATCGAGCGCGTCACCGACCACCAGTTCGCGATCGTCGACGGCACGCTGCGCCACGTGCCGGGCGGCGTGGATGCGTACCTGCAGCAGAGCGGGACCGGCTCGGTCGGGCGCGCGGCCGGCTCGCAGCCCCAGACCGCGGCCGCGCCGGGCGGCGGCGCCCCCGACGCCGTCGGTCGAGGAGCCGAAGGCGGCGTCACGGGACGAGAGGCCCCCGCCCTCTCCGGCGCCGAGCGCCGCACGCTCGAGAAGGAGGCCGCGAGCCTCGACCGGCGGCTCGAGAAGGCGCAGGCGGAGCGCCAGGCGGTGCTCGGCAGGTTCGAGACGGCCGACCACAGCGACTACGACGGGCTCGCGGCGCTGCAGGCCGAGCTCGCCGCCGTCGACGAGCGCATCGGCGAGCTCGAGGAGGCGTGGCTCGCGGCCCACGAGGCGCTCGAGGCGTAG
- the mtrB gene encoding MtrAB system histidine kinase MtrB, which produces MFRRSLQARVVAASMILSTLALVGVFGYMAASVGQNLFETRRDDALLESVRAAGEMQQIFTEAVTGNLTSGEVDALQDTALDAISSIISSRATTEYAMLRTEGQADTLLQMNDVQSQAFDTALLSPELRAAVAEASESPYYQSVRIEAPGGTEPGLIVGTTVDVPLAGQYELYFLTSLQSTQETLAFMQLTMVVGGLALIALIGMITWMVARLIVGPVQTAADSSARIAAGELDVRIPVRGEDELAKLGRSFNDMADSISRQINELATLSTVQQRFVSDVSHELRTPLTTIRLAGDVLHDRRESFDPVAARTVELLHTQIERFEQLLADLLELSRFDAGAAQLEIEPTNLVRLAEREIAAVEPLAAERGTELRLIAPGGHFEAEVDPRRIRRILQNLLGNAIDHGEGRPVEVIVDSSTDAAAIAVRDHGVGMTEEEAGRVFDRFWRADPSRQRRTGGSGLGLSISRDDAALHGGWIDVWSKPGSGTQFRLTLPRAGARAVVSPIDLVPDDTQPALPAVPLSSEAPAPASAASTIPESDEATLVDPTIATTTEEVDR; this is translated from the coding sequence GTGTTCCGCCGCTCGCTCCAGGCGCGCGTGGTCGCGGCGAGCATGATCCTGTCGACGCTCGCGCTCGTCGGCGTCTTCGGCTACATGGCGGCCTCCGTGGGCCAGAACCTCTTCGAGACGCGCCGCGACGACGCGCTGCTCGAGTCGGTGCGCGCGGCGGGCGAGATGCAGCAGATCTTCACCGAGGCGGTGACCGGCAACCTCACGAGCGGCGAGGTGGATGCGCTGCAGGACACGGCGCTCGACGCGATCTCGAGCATCATCTCCTCGCGCGCGACGACCGAGTACGCGATGCTGCGCACCGAGGGTCAGGCCGACACCCTGCTGCAGATGAACGACGTGCAGTCGCAGGCCTTCGACACCGCGCTCCTCTCGCCCGAGCTGCGCGCGGCTGTGGCCGAGGCATCCGAGAGCCCGTACTACCAGTCGGTGCGCATCGAGGCGCCGGGCGGCACCGAGCCGGGCCTCATCGTCGGCACGACCGTCGACGTGCCGCTCGCGGGGCAGTACGAGCTCTACTTCCTCACGAGCCTGCAGTCGACGCAGGAGACGCTCGCGTTCATGCAGCTGACGATGGTGGTCGGCGGCCTCGCCCTCATCGCGCTCATCGGCATGATCACGTGGATGGTCGCGCGGCTCATCGTCGGGCCCGTCCAGACCGCCGCCGACTCGAGCGCCCGGATCGCGGCGGGCGAGCTCGACGTGCGCATCCCGGTGCGCGGCGAGGACGAGCTCGCGAAGCTCGGCCGCTCCTTCAACGACATGGCCGACTCGATCTCGCGGCAGATCAACGAGCTCGCGACCCTCTCGACGGTGCAGCAGCGCTTCGTCTCCGACGTCTCGCACGAGCTGCGCACGCCGCTCACCACCATCCGGCTCGCGGGCGACGTGCTGCACGACCGGCGCGAGAGCTTCGACCCCGTCGCCGCCCGCACCGTCGAGCTGCTGCACACGCAGATCGAGCGGTTCGAGCAGCTGCTCGCCGACCTGCTCGAGCTCAGCCGCTTCGACGCCGGCGCCGCGCAACTCGAGATCGAGCCGACGAACCTCGTGCGGCTCGCCGAGCGCGAGATCGCGGCGGTCGAGCCGCTCGCGGCCGAGCGCGGCACCGAGCTGCGGCTCATCGCGCCCGGCGGCCACTTCGAGGCCGAGGTCGACCCGCGCCGCATCCGCCGCATCCTGCAGAACCTGCTCGGCAACGCGATCGACCACGGCGAGGGCCGGCCGGTCGAGGTGATCGTCGACTCGTCGACGGATGCCGCGGCGATCGCCGTGCGCGACCACGGGGTGGGCATGACGGAGGAGGAGGCCGGCCGGGTGTTCGACCGGTTCTGGCGCGCCGATCCGTCGCGGCAGCGCCGCACGGGCGGCTCCGGCCTCGGGCTCTCGATCAGCCGCGACGACGCCGCGCTGCACGGCGGCTGGATCGACGTGTGGTCGAAGCCGGGCTCCGGCACGCAGTTCCGCCTCACGCTCCCGCGAGCCGGCGCCCGCGCCGTCGTCTCGCCGATCGACCTCGTGCCCGACGACACCCAGCCGGCGCTCCCCGCCGTGCCGCTGTCGAGCGAGGCGCCCGCACCCGCGTCCGCCGCCTCGACGATCCCCGAGAGCGACGAGGCGACGCTCGTCGATCCCACGATCGCGACGACGACCGAGGAGGTCGACCGATGA
- the mtrA gene encoding MtrAB system response regulator MtrA, whose product MSEQTILVVDDDPALAEMIGIVLSAEGFDLEHCADGSEALDRFHEVRPDLVLLDLMLPGKDGIQICTEIREESGVPIIMLTAKGDPTDVVHGLESGADDYVVKPFNPKELVARVRTRLRPQRAADSGVLRVADLEIDVEGHQVSRDGAPIPLTPLEFELLVTLASKPTQVFSREMLLEQVWGYHYKADTRLVNVHVQRLRSKVERDVDNPVVVTTVRGVGYRAGAPQG is encoded by the coding sequence ATGTCGGAGCAGACGATCCTCGTCGTCGACGACGACCCGGCGCTCGCCGAGATGATCGGCATCGTGCTCTCGGCCGAGGGGTTCGACCTCGAGCACTGCGCCGACGGATCGGAGGCGCTCGACCGCTTCCACGAGGTGCGGCCCGACCTCGTGCTGCTCGACCTCATGCTCCCGGGCAAGGACGGCATCCAGATCTGCACCGAGATCCGCGAGGAGTCGGGCGTGCCGATCATCATGCTCACCGCGAAGGGCGACCCGACCGACGTCGTGCACGGGCTCGAGTCCGGCGCCGACGACTACGTCGTGAAGCCCTTCAACCCCAAGGAGCTCGTCGCGCGCGTGCGCACGCGCCTGCGCCCGCAGCGGGCCGCCGACAGCGGCGTGCTGCGCGTCGCCGACCTCGAGATCGACGTCGAGGGGCACCAGGTGAGCCGCGACGGCGCCCCCATCCCGCTCACCCCGCTCGAGTTCGAGCTGCTCGTGACGCTCGCGTCGAAGCCGACGCAGGTCTTCTCGCGCGAGATGCTGCTCGAGCAGGTGTGGGGCTACCACTACAAGGCCGACACGCGCCTCGTGAACGTGCACGTGCAGCGGCTGCGCTCCAAGGTCGAGCGCGACGTCGACAACCCCGTGGTCGTGACGACCGTGCGCGGGGTCGGCTATCGCGCCGGCGCTCCGCAGGGCTGA
- a CDS encoding SRPBCC domain-containing protein produces the protein MTETTHDRVGEQSIVHRREFDAPPFVVQRAFTTAELFAQWMGPRGSTMRIQHFDARTGGSFDYVVEAGGDWRFWGSYHEVVAGRIVHTWEFQEEPAHPTLEVLEFRELPGGRTALEVTSTYASKADCDAMVASGIDSGMDGDFERLDEVLARLAH, from the coding sequence ATGACCGAGACGACCCATGACCGCGTCGGCGAGCAGTCGATCGTGCACCGCCGCGAGTTCGACGCCCCGCCGTTCGTCGTGCAGCGCGCCTTCACGACCGCCGAGCTCTTCGCCCAGTGGATGGGACCGCGCGGTTCGACGATGCGCATCCAGCACTTCGACGCGCGCACGGGCGGCTCGTTCGACTACGTCGTCGAGGCGGGCGGCGACTGGCGCTTCTGGGGCTCGTACCACGAGGTCGTCGCGGGGCGGATCGTGCACACGTGGGAGTTCCAGGAGGAGCCCGCGCACCCGACCCTCGAGGTGCTCGAGTTCCGCGAGCTGCCGGGCGGGCGCACGGCGCTCGAGGTCACGTCGACGTACGCGTCGAAGGCGGACTGCGACGCGATGGTGGCGTCGGGCATCGACAGCGGCATGGACGGCGACTTCGAGCGGCTCGACGAGGTGCTGGCGCGGCTCGCGCACTGA
- the metG gene encoding methionine--tRNA ligase — MPERFTVTTPIYYVNDVPHIGHAYNEVATDVLARWHRMRGDDTFMLTGTDEHGQKIMRTAVANGATPQEWTDRLVETAWLPQLELLNIANDDFIRTTSERHKAGVRLFLERLKEAGYIYHGEFEGQYCVGCEEYKTANDLVPGTGEFEGQQVCAIHSRPTETVHEANYFFKLSEFGDRLLALYDERPDYVQPEHVRNEVRQFVKQGLTDLSISRNTFDWGIKVPWDESHVVYVWFEALLNYITAIGYGVDEEQFERRWPATHIVGKDIARFHAVIWPAMQMAAGLPISEHVFGHGWLLVGGEKMSKSKATGIEPRQITEVFGVDAFRYYFMSAIAFGSDGSFSWEDLDARYHAELANGLGNLASRVIAMVHKYCDGVVPEVIPDAEIATLMADAVGRADRAIDTFQIHDAVDAAMAIVERLNGYITEQAPWVLAKDEEQRLRLQAVLATNVQGIGAAAILLAPVMPETAQKLWAAVGGEGEVSAQQIREAHQWRGTGRVTTVPPLFPRVEQSQPAS, encoded by the coding sequence ATGCCCGAGCGCTTCACCGTCACGACGCCGATCTACTACGTCAACGACGTGCCGCACATCGGCCACGCCTACAACGAGGTGGCCACCGACGTGCTCGCGCGCTGGCACCGCATGCGCGGCGACGACACCTTCATGCTCACCGGCACCGACGAGCACGGGCAGAAGATCATGCGCACCGCCGTCGCGAACGGCGCGACGCCGCAGGAATGGACCGACCGGCTCGTCGAGACCGCGTGGCTGCCGCAGCTCGAGCTGCTGAACATCGCCAACGACGACTTCATCCGCACGACGAGCGAGCGCCACAAGGCGGGCGTGCGCCTCTTCCTCGAGCGGCTCAAGGAGGCCGGGTACATCTACCACGGCGAGTTCGAGGGCCAGTACTGCGTGGGCTGCGAGGAGTACAAGACGGCGAACGACCTCGTGCCCGGCACGGGCGAGTTCGAGGGCCAGCAGGTGTGCGCCATCCACTCGCGCCCCACCGAGACGGTGCACGAGGCGAACTACTTCTTCAAGCTCTCCGAGTTCGGCGACCGGCTGCTCGCCCTCTACGACGAGCGCCCCGACTACGTGCAGCCCGAGCACGTGCGCAACGAGGTGCGGCAGTTCGTCAAGCAGGGCCTCACCGACCTCTCGATCAGCCGCAACACCTTCGACTGGGGCATCAAGGTGCCGTGGGACGAGTCGCACGTCGTCTACGTGTGGTTCGAGGCGCTGCTCAACTACATCACCGCGATCGGCTACGGCGTCGACGAGGAGCAGTTCGAGCGCCGCTGGCCGGCGACCCACATCGTCGGCAAGGACATCGCGCGCTTCCACGCCGTCATCTGGCCCGCGATGCAGATGGCGGCGGGCCTGCCCATCTCGGAGCACGTCTTCGGCCACGGCTGGCTGCTCGTCGGCGGCGAGAAGATGTCGAAGTCGAAGGCCACCGGCATCGAGCCGCGCCAGATCACCGAGGTGTTCGGCGTCGACGCGTTCCGGTACTACTTCATGTCGGCGATCGCGTTCGGCTCCGACGGCTCGTTCTCGTGGGAGGACCTCGACGCCCGCTACCACGCCGAGCTCGCCAACGGCCTCGGGAACCTCGCCTCGCGCGTCATCGCGATGGTGCACAAGTACTGCGACGGCGTCGTGCCCGAGGTGATCCCGGATGCTGAGATCGCGACCCTGATGGCGGATGCGGTGGGTCGCGCGGACCGCGCGATCGACACGTTCCAGATCCACGACGCCGTCGACGCCGCGATGGCGATCGTCGAGCGGCTCAACGGGTACATCACCGAGCAGGCGCCCTGGGTGCTCGCGAAGGACGAGGAGCAGCGCCTGCGCCTGCAGGCGGTGCTCGCGACGAACGTGCAGGGCATCGGCGCCGCCGCGATCCTGCTCGCGCCCGTCATGCCCGAGACGGCGCAGAAGCTGTGGGCGGCGGTCGGCGGCGAGGGCGAGGTGTCGGCGCAGCAGATCCGCGAGGCGCACCAGTGGCGCGGCACCGGCCGCGTGACGACCGTGCCGCCGCTCTTCCCGCGCGTCGAGCAGTCGCAGCCCGCGAGCTGA
- a CDS encoding 4-(cytidine 5'-diphospho)-2-C-methyl-D-erythritol kinase, translated as MGRGSAVRAKAPGKINVHLGVGALQDDGYHDVATAYQAVSLYEFVEATEAPDFSVRFSGPIPHEHLSTGADNLAIRAAMLLARRGRVTGGVALSIEKHVPIAGGMGGGSADAAATLVACNELWDLHLGREVLHEIARELGADVPFALAGGTAIGTGRGDQLSPALAKGQFHWVLAYTDAGLSTPDVYRALDEHRALHAADIAPAHDVPTVDARVLQALRAGDAEMLAEALQNDLQAPALRLMPRLAGTLELGERSGALAGVVSGSGPTVAFLCDGLESAIELQVSLSAAQLMAVKVTGPVPGARLID; from the coding sequence GTGGGACGAGGCAGCGCGGTGCGGGCGAAAGCGCCCGGCAAGATCAACGTGCACCTCGGCGTGGGCGCGCTGCAGGACGACGGCTACCACGACGTCGCCACCGCCTATCAGGCCGTGAGCCTGTACGAGTTCGTCGAGGCGACCGAGGCCCCCGACTTCTCGGTGCGCTTCTCGGGGCCCATCCCGCACGAGCACCTCTCGACCGGCGCCGACAACCTCGCGATCCGCGCGGCGATGCTGCTCGCCCGGCGCGGCCGCGTCACGGGCGGCGTCGCGCTCTCGATCGAGAAGCACGTGCCCATCGCCGGCGGCATGGGCGGCGGCTCGGCCGACGCCGCCGCGACGCTCGTCGCGTGCAACGAGCTGTGGGATCTGCACCTCGGCCGCGAAGTGCTGCACGAGATCGCGCGCGAGCTCGGCGCCGACGTGCCCTTCGCGCTCGCGGGCGGCACGGCGATCGGCACCGGCCGCGGCGACCAGCTCTCTCCGGCGCTCGCGAAGGGGCAGTTCCACTGGGTGCTCGCCTACACCGACGCGGGCCTGTCGACGCCCGACGTCTACCGCGCGCTCGACGAGCATCGCGCGCTCCACGCCGCCGACATCGCACCCGCCCACGACGTGCCCACCGTGGATGCGCGGGTGCTGCAGGCGCTGCGGGCCGGCGACGCCGAGATGCTCGCGGAGGCGCTGCAGAACGACCTGCAGGCGCCGGCGCTGCGCCTCATGCCGCGCCTCGCCGGCACGCTCGAGCTCGGCGAGCGCTCCGGCGCCCTCGCCGGCGTCGTCTCGGGTTCCGGCCCGACCGTGGCGTTCCTGTGCGACGGGCTCGAGTCGGCGATCGAGCTGCAGGTCTCGCTCTCGGCGGCGCAGCTCATGGCGGTCAAGGTGACCGGCCCCGTGCCGGGAGCCCGCCTCATCGACTGA
- the rsmI gene encoding 16S rRNA (cytidine(1402)-2'-O)-methyltransferase: MIILGATPIGNLGDASARLRDALATAPVIAAEDTRTAKQLLRALGIDASATFVALHEHNEDAAAPALVERARDEDVLVLTDAGMPTVSDPGFRLVQTAVAAGVEVTCLPGPSAVLTALALSGLPTDRFAFDGFLPRKAGERDRLLAGLEREERTLVLFEAPHRLAESLEAIARAMPERRMAVCRELTKRFEEVRRGTAVELLPWAQGGVKGEIVLVIEGARPALTGTDAAVEQVLRLQAGGMRLKDAAAEVADATGHARNALYRAALTHPSS, translated from the coding sequence GTGATCATCCTCGGCGCCACCCCCATCGGCAACCTCGGCGACGCGAGCGCCCGCCTGCGCGACGCCCTCGCGACCGCGCCCGTCATCGCCGCCGAGGACACCCGCACGGCCAAGCAGCTGCTGCGCGCTCTCGGCATCGACGCATCCGCGACCTTCGTCGCCCTGCACGAGCACAACGAGGATGCCGCGGCCCCCGCGCTCGTCGAGCGCGCCCGCGACGAGGACGTGCTCGTGCTGACGGATGCGGGGATGCCGACCGTGAGCGACCCGGGGTTCCGGCTCGTGCAGACGGCCGTCGCCGCGGGCGTCGAGGTGACGTGCCTGCCGGGGCCGTCCGCAGTGCTCACGGCGCTCGCACTCAGCGGCCTGCCGACCGACCGGTTCGCGTTCGACGGCTTCCTGCCGCGGAAGGCGGGGGAGCGCGACCGCTTGCTCGCGGGGCTCGAGCGCGAGGAGCGCACTCTCGTGCTCTTCGAGGCGCCGCACCGGCTCGCGGAGTCGCTCGAGGCGATCGCGCGCGCGATGCCCGAGCGCCGCATGGCGGTGTGCCGCGAGCTCACGAAGCGCTTCGAGGAGGTGCGGCGCGGCACCGCGGTCGAGCTGCTCCCGTGGGCACAGGGCGGCGTCAAGGGCGAGATCGTGCTCGTCATCGAGGGCGCGCGGCCGGCGCTGACCGGCACGGATGCCGCGGTCGAGCAGGTGCTGCGGCTGCAGGCGGGCGGGATGCGGCTGAAGGACGCCGCCGCGGAGGTGGCCGACGCCACGGGGCACGCGCGCAACGCCCTCTACCGGGCCGCGCTCACGCATCCGTCGTCCTAG
- a CDS encoding TatD family hydrolase has product MPESHDGTAPIRLPDEPRETVLPGGEYIRERHDDGKRDMTRPPEPEPLGVPIYDNHTHLEIKDGEAFSYADALDAAGRAGVAGVIQVGGDVESSEWSAALAAQDARVLAAVAIHPNEAPGYASAGTLDDALATIDALAAQPRVRAVGETGLDFFRTGDDGRRAQHESFEAHIDIAKRHGIALQIHDRDAHDAVVETLLRVGAPETTVFHCFSGDEHLARIAAEHGWYLSFAGTVTFSNAKNLHRALAVADRSRILVETDAPFLTPAPFRGRPNSPYLTPLTVRSMAERLGVDADELAAETAENTLRAYGSWD; this is encoded by the coding sequence ATGCCCGAGAGCCACGACGGAACCGCACCCATCCGCCTGCCCGACGAGCCGCGCGAGACCGTGCTGCCCGGCGGCGAGTACATCCGCGAGCGGCACGACGACGGCAAGCGCGACATGACGCGGCCGCCGGAACCGGAGCCCCTCGGCGTGCCGATCTACGACAACCACACCCACCTCGAGATCAAGGACGGCGAGGCGTTCTCGTACGCGGATGCGCTGGATGCGGCCGGGCGCGCGGGCGTCGCGGGCGTCATCCAGGTGGGCGGCGACGTCGAGTCCTCCGAGTGGTCGGCGGCGCTCGCGGCGCAGGATGCGCGTGTGCTCGCGGCCGTCGCGATCCACCCCAACGAGGCGCCGGGCTACGCGAGCGCCGGGACGCTCGACGACGCGCTCGCGACCATCGACGCGCTCGCCGCGCAGCCGCGCGTGCGGGCGGTGGGGGAGACGGGCCTCGACTTCTTCCGCACCGGCGACGACGGACGGCGGGCGCAGCACGAGTCGTTCGAGGCGCACATCGACATCGCGAAGCGGCACGGCATCGCGCTGCAGATCCACGACCGCGACGCGCACGACGCGGTCGTCGAGACGCTCCTGCGGGTCGGCGCGCCCGAGACGACCGTCTTCCACTGCTTCTCGGGCGACGAGCACCTCGCGCGGATCGCGGCCGAGCACGGCTGGTACCTCTCGTTCGCCGGGACCGTCACGTTCTCGAACGCGAAGAACCTGCACCGGGCGCTCGCGGTCGCCGACCGCAGCCGCATCCTCGTCGAGACGGATGCGCCGTTCCTGACCCCGGCGCCGTTCCGCGGGCGGCCCAACAGCCCCTACCTCACGCCGCTCACGGTGCGCTCGATGGCCGAGCGCCTCGGCGTCGACGCCGACGAGCTCGCGGCCGAGACGGCCGAGAACACGCTGCGCGCCTACGGCAGCTGGGACTGA